From a region of the Lactuca sativa cultivar Salinas chromosome 4, Lsat_Salinas_v11, whole genome shotgun sequence genome:
- the LOC111881476 gene encoding probable 2-oxoglutarate-dependent dioxygenase AOP1, with amino-acid sequence MTPPKLSVIDFSLKNLIPNSSSWITTCSEAMHALEKHGVFIAKYDGVPQELDDAIFSASRDVFDLPTEVKVLSTSDTPYHAYSGKTPVMPLYESIGIENATTTEGVEFFTKLMWPSGNESFGKSALMFSKAVTELYQIVMRMVAKSYGIEEQCETLLGSSVQNLRFMKYLCPQEDEGNPLGMLPHTDISFMTILHDKQVKGLQIKTKEGQWIEVDPLPSSFIVMAGDVFMAWSNGRIHAPCHRVIMQGNQERYSLGQFTFIRGLNIQIPQKLIDEDHPPRFKDFDHYKYLHYLLTSEGMKSECPIKSYCEIN; translated from the exons ATGACACCACCGAAGCTATCTGTTATCGACTTTTCGTTGAAAAACCTAATCCCTAACTCAAGTTCATGGATCACAACATGCAGTGAAGCTATGCATGCGCTTGAAAAACACGGGGTTTTCATAGCCAAGTACGACGGTGTGCCTCAGGAACTTGACGACGCGATTTTCTCTGCATCACGAGATGTATTTGATCTTCCTACCGAAGTCAAAGTCCTAAGCACTTCAGATACACCATATCATGCTTACAGTGGTAAAACTCCAGTCATGCCTCTTTACGAAAGCATAGGCATTGAGAACGCAACAACTACAGAAGGAGTTGAATTCTTCACAAAACTCATGTGGCCTTCTGGAAACGAAAGTTTTGG TAAAAGTGCTTTGATGTTCTCCAAAGCTGTAACAGAACTATATCAGATAGTGATGCGGATGGTAGCAAAAAGCTATGGAATAGAAGAACAATGTGAGACGCTCCTTGGGTCCTCAGTTCAAAATCTTCGATTCATGAAGTACTTATGCCCTCAAGAGGATGAGGGAAATCCTCTAGGCATGCTTCCTCACACTGATATTAGTTTTATGACAATTCTTCATGACAAACAAGTAAAGGGTCTACAGATAAAGACTAAGGAAGGACAGTGGATCGAAGTTGATCCTTTGCCTTCATCGTTCATAGTCATGGCAGGTGACGTTTTCATG GCATGGTCAAATGGAAGAATTCATGCACCGTGTCATAGAGTGATCATGCAGGGAAACCAAGAGCGATATTCGCTAGGGCAATTTACTTTTATTAGGGGTCTGAACATACAGATACCACAAAAACTCATTGATGAAGACCACCCACCACGGTTTAAGGATTTTGATCACTACAAGTACCTCCATTATCTACTCACCAGTGAAGGGATGAAATCTGAGTGCCCCATCAAATCCTATTGCGAAATTAATTGA